The following coding sequences are from one Bifidobacterium sp. window:
- a CDS encoding MarR family winged helix-turn-helix transcriptional regulator has product MANDVRPQVLNQLRELSMMMIRNRTRVSRLDGRGVYGGSHGRAALRSARREDRLAVERGVGSIPESGDAHASMINAADSALRGQGRVLLTLTLSSTVSQRDLATILGLSRQALGQLLSKLESKGYIARQPSQEDKRVAMVQITEKGKKAAAALHESMQHDADIFDCLTDEELQEFSGYLNRIIDNIERKHPQDDFVERRRIMKEAMQEFRRANRQEGVQ; this is encoded by the coding sequence ATGGCCAACGATGTGAGACCGCAGGTTCTTAATCAGCTTCGCGAGCTGAGCATGATGATGATACGTAACCGCACCAGAGTATCCCGCCTGGACGGGCGAGGAGTATACGGTGGTAGTCATGGTCGGGCGGCTTTACGCTCGGCAAGACGCGAGGATCGCCTCGCTGTTGAGAGGGGTGTTGGCAGTATTCCTGAGAGTGGGGACGCGCATGCATCGATGATAAATGCTGCAGATTCAGCTCTCAGGGGTCAAGGTCGAGTATTACTGACTTTGACGCTGAGCTCCACAGTCAGTCAGCGAGATCTTGCTACAATTTTAGGATTGAGCAGACAGGCACTAGGCCAGTTGCTGTCAAAGCTTGAAAGCAAGGGATATATCGCCCGCCAGCCATCGCAAGAGGATAAACGAGTGGCTATGGTTCAGATTACTGAAAAAGGTAAGAAAGCTGCTGCTGCATTACATGAGAGCATGCAACATGATGCCGATATTTTTGATTGCCTTACTGATGAAGAGCTTCAAGAGTTCAGCGGCTACTTGAACAGGATTATTGACAATATAGAACGCAAACACCCACAAGACGACTTTGTAGAGCGACGCAGAATCATGAAAGAAGCCATGCAGGAGTTCCGTCGCGCCAACCGTCAGGAAGGGGTCCAATGA
- a CDS encoding ABC transporter ATP-binding protein, translating to MSTATLHNRHSLISRYRVLISDNGQSTFTTDIALSAASGTVTGLSLLVLLPASLTLAGESVSFGLGFWGWMIVLAVLGIASALIEYSGAIASYESALDIIRNLLRTVGDKLAKLPIGWFHESSAGNLSRFVSQDVMTLGQSVAHLLGKLIQNACCVGVVIIGVLLWDWRLGLLLALSVPVMLIALRLSQYCITRGKHITDPVEQEVSDRIVEFGRCQGALRACGRSTSFKELDEANAQSTAAQKASLWWGTVANLLNGLVGQLVVVLMIICAALFAMQGSLSPISAIAFIGLSLRFMQTLEELGGKLLGVEDNRVMLDHLDDIFTAPTLPEPTQTAVLTENGAISLKNVGFSYIPNHPVLSDISFDVRPGQLVALVGPSGGGKSTIEKLIARFYDVDTGEISVGGVPVKQQPFEQLMKQLSIVFQDVYLFDDTLAANIRVGRPSATDAEVREAGELAGVSEIVNRLPNGWQSMVGEGGHALSGGERQRVSIARALLKQAPIVLLDEATSALDAENERHIMDCVERLRQSSSLLVIAHKLNTIRSADLIIVLDAKGNVVQRGTHDELIGEAGQYASFYAARHRASQWHIA from the coding sequence ATGAGCACAGCAACTCTGCATAACCGTCATTCACTCATTTCTCGTTATCGGGTGCTTATTTCTGATAACGGTCAGTCGACTTTCACCACTGACATAGCTCTTAGCGCAGCCTCCGGCACAGTAACAGGACTGTCGCTACTGGTGCTGCTGCCCGCATCGCTTACTCTAGCTGGTGAAAGCGTATCATTTGGACTCGGATTTTGGGGTTGGATGATTGTGCTCGCCGTTTTAGGTATCGCCAGCGCACTCATCGAGTATTCAGGAGCTATTGCCTCGTATGAGTCAGCACTCGACATTATCCGTAATCTGCTAAGAACTGTGGGAGATAAACTCGCCAAGCTTCCTATCGGTTGGTTTCATGAGTCATCAGCAGGTAATCTTTCGAGATTCGTCTCGCAGGATGTAATGACACTCGGGCAAAGTGTCGCTCACTTATTAGGCAAACTCATACAGAACGCTTGTTGTGTTGGCGTGGTGATTATCGGTGTATTGCTGTGGGATTGGAGACTTGGACTTCTTCTCGCACTCAGTGTGCCAGTGATGCTGATAGCATTGCGACTTTCACAGTATTGCATTACCCGAGGCAAACACATCACCGATCCAGTAGAGCAAGAGGTCAGTGATCGGATTGTAGAATTTGGCCGCTGTCAAGGTGCGCTGCGAGCGTGCGGCCGAAGCACATCATTCAAAGAACTTGATGAGGCAAACGCTCAAAGTACCGCTGCACAGAAAGCCTCATTATGGTGGGGCACGGTAGCTAATTTACTCAACGGCTTAGTTGGGCAGTTGGTTGTGGTACTGATGATTATTTGTGCTGCACTTTTCGCTATGCAAGGCTCGTTGAGTCCTATTTCAGCGATCGCTTTTATTGGACTGTCGCTTCGTTTTATGCAGACGCTTGAAGAGTTGGGCGGTAAGTTGCTTGGGGTTGAAGATAATCGAGTAATGCTTGATCATCTGGATGATATTTTCACTGCACCGACCTTGCCTGAACCGACTCAAACTGCTGTCTTGACTGAGAATGGTGCAATATCACTGAAAAACGTTGGTTTCTCTTATATTCCTAATCATCCAGTGCTCAGCGATATATCCTTCGACGTGCGGCCTGGGCAGTTAGTCGCGCTCGTTGGCCCTTCTGGCGGCGGTAAATCCACCATCGAAAAACTTATTGCGCGCTTCTACGATGTGGACACTGGAGAGATTTCAGTTGGTGGCGTTCCTGTAAAGCAACAACCATTTGAACAACTTATGAAGCAGCTATCTATCGTGTTCCAAGATGTGTATCTCTTTGATGACACACTAGCTGCGAATATCAGAGTCGGCAGACCTTCTGCCACTGATGCGGAAGTTCGAGAAGCAGGAGAACTTGCTGGCGTATCAGAAATTGTTAACAGGCTACCCAATGGCTGGCAAAGTATGGTTGGCGAAGGTGGACATGCCCTTTCAGGAGGCGAGCGCCAGCGAGTATCCATAGCTCGTGCTCTGCTCAAACAAGCTCCAATCGTGCTGTTGGATGAGGCGACTAGTGCTTTGGATGCTGAGAATGAGCGTCATATCATGGATTGTGTTGAACGCCTGAGGCAATCCTCATCGTTGCTGGTGATTGCGCATAAGCTCAATACGATTCGTTCAGCCGATCTGATCATCGTGCTCGACGCAAAGGGTAACGTGGTGCAGCGTGGAACTCACGATGAGCTCATTGGGGAAGCTGGTCAATACGCTTCTTTCTATGCTGCGCGTCATAGAGCAAGTCAGTGGCATATCGCCTGA
- a CDS encoding ABC transporter ATP-binding protein, with protein MTTSHTSKTTVPGGEQQRQRSSAKLSDESVTTQDSTAQQDDAAKSKASKLALAEITSSIKGWLLAGRILSGLSAILAIAPYIALVNLGDIFLSSWTSGTKIDEHQAMMWLSLLIGTFTGRLLLYFLALSITHFADARMGLDIRSKLITALGRAPLSHFTSTSSGQIRKAIQDDTHTVHGLVAHAPVESTSALMMPAALFIYAVVIDWRLGLLSVATIPIYMLLQMIMMRGMGPKTAEMDTKLSKVSSTMVEFVSGISVVKAFGQVGRAHKNFAHAADEFSEFYVGWCAPLLKGSAISMAFIAAPIMLLINLAGGFLMVSQGWITAAQVLACSLIALVLPAAIEVAGNMSWSYQVAGAAALRIKHVLNTPVMEQNPNPQSPAGYDIHFDHVSYSYGDILALNDVSLDIPEGTTTALIGPSGSGKSTLATLVARFADPEQGRVTIGGVNVRDMSYNHLYPTVSFVLQDAQLLRMSVRDNIALSRPNASLNDIRAAAKAATIDDEIMALPHGYDTIINQDVALSGGQEHRIAIARALIVDAPILILDEATASVDPESEAEIQEALNNLVRDRTVIVIAHKPTSIVGAEQIVVLEHGQIKACGTHEELRNEKHYAALWNNAQSEESDIAVANSATIEQGAQR; from the coding sequence GTGACAACATCACACACCAGCAAAACCACTGTGCCAGGTGGTGAACAACAGCGCCAGCGATCATCTGCCAAACTGTCAGACGAGTCGGTAACTACGCAAGACTCAACTGCACAACAGGACGATGCCGCAAAAAGCAAAGCTTCTAAGCTTGCACTTGCTGAAATTACCAGCTCTATTAAAGGCTGGCTCCTCGCCGGACGCATACTCTCTGGTCTTTCAGCCATATTGGCAATTGCCCCATACATCGCTCTAGTAAACCTTGGTGACATCTTCCTCAGCTCGTGGACCTCAGGAACAAAAATCGATGAACACCAAGCAATGATGTGGCTTTCACTACTGATCGGTACCTTCACTGGACGCTTATTGCTTTATTTCCTCGCCTTGAGTATCACCCATTTTGCTGATGCCCGTATGGGACTGGATATTCGTAGCAAACTCATTACCGCTCTTGGACGAGCACCATTGTCACATTTCACTTCAACGAGCAGCGGACAAATCAGAAAAGCCATTCAAGACGATACACATACCGTTCACGGATTGGTTGCTCATGCTCCCGTTGAGTCAACATCAGCATTAATGATGCCAGCTGCGTTATTCATCTATGCTGTGGTAATTGATTGGAGATTAGGTCTGCTTTCTGTAGCCACAATTCCAATCTATATGCTTCTTCAAATGATTATGATGCGGGGAATGGGCCCCAAAACGGCCGAGATGGACACCAAACTCTCTAAAGTTTCATCAACCATGGTTGAATTCGTCAGCGGCATCAGCGTAGTGAAGGCCTTTGGCCAGGTCGGTCGGGCTCACAAAAACTTTGCACATGCAGCCGATGAGTTCTCGGAATTCTATGTCGGATGGTGCGCCCCACTGCTAAAGGGGTCAGCTATTTCAATGGCCTTCATCGCAGCTCCTATTATGCTGCTGATTAATCTCGCCGGTGGATTTCTGATGGTTTCACAAGGCTGGATCACAGCAGCCCAAGTCTTAGCATGCTCACTAATAGCGCTAGTGCTTCCTGCTGCGATAGAGGTCGCTGGAAATATGTCGTGGTCTTATCAAGTTGCCGGCGCAGCAGCGCTTCGCATTAAGCATGTACTCAATACTCCTGTGATGGAGCAAAATCCCAACCCACAATCACCAGCAGGATACGATATTCATTTCGACCATGTCAGCTATTCATACGGGGACATACTTGCTTTAAATGATGTCAGTCTCGATATACCCGAAGGAACTACAACAGCGTTGATAGGACCTTCTGGCTCCGGAAAATCTACTCTGGCTACCCTGGTGGCACGTTTCGCCGACCCTGAGCAGGGTCGTGTCACCATCGGGGGCGTAAATGTTCGTGACATGTCTTACAACCATTTGTATCCAACGGTCTCTTTCGTATTGCAAGACGCTCAGCTACTGCGCATGTCTGTGCGAGACAATATTGCGCTCTCCCGCCCTAATGCGAGCCTCAACGACATTCGTGCAGCAGCGAAGGCAGCGACCATAGACGACGAAATTATGGCTCTGCCCCATGGCTACGACACCATAATCAACCAAGATGTCGCTCTTTCTGGCGGACAGGAACATCGAATAGCCATCGCTAGAGCACTGATTGTTGACGCTCCTATCCTCATTCTCGACGAAGCTACTGCCTCCGTCGATCCTGAATCTGAAGCCGAAATACAAGAAGCTCTCAACAACCTTGTACGCGATAGAACCGTTATCGTCATTGCACATAAACCAACATCAATCGTTGGAGCAGAACAAATAGTAGTGCTGGAACACGGACAGATAAAAGCTTGTGGTACCCACGAGGAGCTCCGCAACGAAAAGCACTATGCCGCTTTGTGGAATAACGCACAGAGCGAGGAAAGCGATATTGCTGTTGCAAATAGCGCGACTATTGAACAAGGAGCACAACGATGA
- a CDS encoding Fur family transcriptional regulator translates to MNTATSQAESVDLDALLHQHGMRNTPQRQLIYRIVSSSPQHLSAVHVQRQLETLMPGISLPTVYSTLEIFAKLGIVHKMAMVDGVMLYDTGQQRPHAHMVCRSCGRIFDLDIPPVNNEDITAANSQGFQVDSGDLVLHGLCSECQAKSN, encoded by the coding sequence ATGAATACTGCAACATCCCAAGCCGAATCCGTAGATTTGGACGCACTGTTGCATCAACACGGCATGCGCAACACTCCTCAGCGTCAGCTCATCTATAGAATCGTTTCCTCTTCCCCGCAACATCTCAGTGCTGTCCACGTCCAACGTCAGCTAGAAACGCTCATGCCTGGAATCTCATTACCAACCGTGTACTCAACACTCGAGATCTTCGCAAAACTCGGCATCGTACACAAAATGGCTATGGTTGACGGGGTTATGCTCTATGACACCGGCCAACAACGCCCGCATGCACACATGGTTTGCCGTAGTTGTGGACGGATTTTTGACTTGGATATACCTCCGGTGAACAACGAAGATATCACCGCTGCGAATAGTCAGGGATTCCAAGTCGACTCTGGCGATTTAGTCTTACATGGATTGTGTAGCGAATGCCAAGCAAAGAGTAATTAG
- a CDS encoding cupin domain-containing carboxymuconolactone decarboxylase family protein — protein sequence MVTTTQHNSDSRTTPLDPKYFDGTGTLTMHESTQKFSVGTVHFDAACRNHWHTHPIAQILVVTQGFGIYQEEGKDARLLQSGDIVTTDKGVNHWHGACVNHSMEHIAVTLQDANGSAVTWGRAVSDAEYDIANTAIAKQLLPDPPSETTATTRTAVMNTHVTAGHDQLGAFAPEFAHLNDDVLFGEVWARQEQLSARDRSLVTVISLMSSGILDSSLRFHLQTAKNNGITQVEITEAITHAASYVGWPKAWAAFNMAKAIWA from the coding sequence ATGGTGACAACGACACAACACAACTCTGATTCACGCACAACACCGCTTGACCCAAAGTATTTTGACGGTACAGGAACACTGACGATGCATGAATCGACTCAAAAGTTCTCTGTAGGCACAGTGCACTTCGATGCGGCCTGCCGTAACCACTGGCACACGCATCCTATCGCCCAAATTCTTGTGGTAACTCAAGGCTTCGGTATCTACCAAGAAGAGGGTAAAGATGCGAGACTCTTACAAAGCGGAGATATAGTCACCACAGACAAAGGTGTAAATCACTGGCACGGTGCCTGCGTAAATCATTCAATGGAACACATTGCTGTTACTTTGCAGGACGCAAACGGTAGTGCTGTCACTTGGGGTCGAGCAGTAAGCGATGCAGAATATGACATTGCCAATACCGCTATCGCCAAACAACTCTTGCCAGACCCACCGTCTGAAACCACTGCAACAACGCGTACTGCTGTCATGAACACTCATGTAACTGCGGGACACGATCAGCTGGGTGCCTTCGCACCTGAATTTGCTCATCTCAATGATGACGTGTTATTTGGTGAGGTGTGGGCCAGGCAGGAACAGCTCAGCGCACGGGACAGAAGCCTAGTGACGGTCATTAGCTTAATGTCCAGCGGAATTCTCGACAGTTCACTTCGCTTCCACCTGCAAACAGCCAAGAATAATGGCATCACTCAGGTGGAAATCACAGAAGCTATCACGCACGCCGCTTCCTACGTTGGTTGGCCAAAAGCATGGGCCGCATTCAACATGGCCAAGGCAATATGGGCTTAG
- a CDS encoding ABC transporter ATP-binding protein, whose amino-acid sequence MTPTSTSTAVAEIDHVSFWYGSDPAQHSTYYSPVDSESSDITNSDASTPTRSDKATLEDISLDIIPGTITLLCGASGSGKTSALQLLNGLVPHFHQGTIVGTVRVADLDVGSADIGACGEVSATVFQNPKTQFFTSAVRSELAFRMENHGISQAVMDAAVTRTAAQCDIEYLMDRQLKEMSGGELQKVACAQAISANTPLLLFDEPTSNLSVEAIEEFTDMLTHLKQQGRTIVIAEHRLYFLRNLVDQAVLLEDGHIVKRMSGATFFAQTDSERRKAGLRTLIKPSFDTAISTSPSVSALPAKKSDDSGLVLNNLSFSYGKQPILDIEHASFPKGSISALVGANGAGKTTLARLICGLLKEERHSTISFDGKPLSPKQRTSMSYIVMQDVHRQLFADSVRKEVTLAFDKDAQRNKDVLGILKQLDLGTYADRHPLSLSGGQKQRLVIASAIACDKQIYVFDEPTSGVDYRHLIAIAKRLRALASAGAVVIVITHDTELLEICADRIAYLRSIRSGNISDSYNDSQLNIEPVTH is encoded by the coding sequence ATGACACCAACATCTACATCAACAGCAGTTGCAGAGATCGACCATGTGAGTTTTTGGTATGGATCTGATCCTGCCCAACACTCAACGTATTACTCCCCCGTTGATTCAGAAAGCTCCGATATTACGAACAGTGATGCTTCGACACCAACGCGCAGTGATAAGGCAACGCTTGAGGATATCAGTCTGGATATCATTCCAGGAACTATAACACTGTTGTGTGGAGCGAGCGGTTCAGGGAAGACTAGTGCGCTCCAATTACTCAATGGTCTAGTGCCACATTTCCATCAAGGAACAATTGTGGGTACCGTTCGCGTTGCTGATCTAGATGTTGGATCAGCAGATATCGGCGCATGCGGCGAAGTAAGCGCTACAGTTTTCCAAAATCCGAAAACACAGTTCTTTACTAGTGCAGTACGCAGCGAACTTGCTTTTCGTATGGAAAATCATGGCATTTCGCAAGCCGTCATGGATGCAGCAGTGACAAGAACTGCCGCGCAGTGTGATATCGAATACCTTATGGACCGACAACTGAAGGAAATGTCAGGCGGTGAACTCCAAAAAGTTGCATGCGCACAGGCTATAAGCGCCAATACCCCGTTACTCCTGTTTGACGAACCAACTTCGAATCTCTCTGTCGAAGCAATAGAAGAATTCACAGATATGTTGACCCATCTCAAACAGCAAGGACGCACTATCGTTATAGCCGAGCACCGACTATATTTCTTGCGAAATTTGGTCGATCAAGCTGTGTTGCTCGAGGACGGTCACATTGTGAAACGAATGAGCGGAGCAACGTTCTTCGCACAAACTGACAGCGAACGGCGCAAAGCCGGATTACGCACACTTATCAAACCCTCTTTCGACACCGCAATCTCAACATCACCTTCAGTTTCGGCGTTACCGGCAAAGAAATCTGATGACTCTGGACTGGTATTGAATAATTTGAGCTTCTCCTATGGTAAACAACCCATCCTCGATATCGAGCACGCCTCATTTCCCAAGGGAAGCATCTCAGCGCTTGTCGGTGCAAACGGTGCAGGAAAAACAACTCTTGCTCGACTTATCTGTGGCCTACTCAAAGAGGAAAGACACTCAACGATCAGCTTTGACGGTAAGCCTCTTTCACCGAAGCAACGAACGAGTATGAGCTATATCGTCATGCAGGACGTCCACCGCCAGCTGTTCGCTGATTCTGTACGCAAAGAAGTGACCTTAGCTTTCGACAAAGATGCGCAGCGCAACAAAGATGTACTAGGAATACTCAAGCAACTTGACCTTGGTACATATGCCGACAGACACCCGCTGTCACTATCTGGAGGACAAAAGCAACGGCTTGTCATAGCGTCCGCAATCGCTTGTGACAAACAGATTTATGTCTTCGACGAACCGACTTCCGGCGTTGACTACCGCCATCTGATCGCTATTGCCAAACGATTACGAGCCTTAGCGTCAGCAGGAGCCGTGGTAATTGTTATCACTCATGACACCGAACTCTTAGAGATTTGTGCGGATCGAATTGCGTATTTACGCTCCATACGCAGCGGCAACATTAGCGACAGCTACAACGATTCACAGCTGAATATCGAGCCAGTAACTCATTAG
- a CDS encoding sugar O-acetyltransferase: protein MGLSKRLRELMNSGEVYGFEDPELIEIQTKQMDLLYELNHLRPSDKETRSNLMKKFFASVGEDVHVETPCAANWGCNTSWGDRSYANFNLTLVDDASVDIGADVMIGPNVTIVTTGHPIRPDLRLKKTQFSVPVSIGDNVWIGSGVTILPGVTIGKNSVIGANSLVTGNIPADSVAFGSPCRVQRPIGERDEHTYWKDREFHEPFL, encoded by the coding sequence ATGGGTTTATCCAAACGATTACGCGAATTAATGAACTCTGGTGAGGTATATGGCTTCGAAGACCCGGAGCTGATAGAGATTCAAACCAAACAGATGGATTTGCTGTATGAGCTCAACCATCTGCGTCCGAGTGATAAAGAGACACGGAGTAACCTCATGAAGAAATTCTTCGCTTCGGTTGGTGAAGATGTGCATGTGGAAACACCTTGCGCTGCCAACTGGGGATGCAATACCAGTTGGGGAGATCGATCGTATGCGAACTTCAATCTCACTTTGGTTGACGATGCTTCTGTCGACATTGGTGCAGACGTGATGATAGGTCCTAATGTCACTATCGTGACCACAGGGCACCCGATACGTCCGGATCTTCGGTTGAAAAAGACACAGTTTTCGGTGCCAGTCAGCATTGGTGACAATGTGTGGATTGGATCAGGCGTCACCATATTGCCTGGTGTGACAATTGGAAAGAATTCCGTCATAGGTGCAAACTCCTTGGTCACTGGCAATATTCCTGCCGATAGTGTCGCTTTTGGGAGCCCGTGTCGTGTGCAACGTCCAATAGGGGAGCGAGACGAACATACGTATTGGAAAGATCGAGAGTTTCATGAGCCATTCCTGTGA
- a CDS encoding MerR family transcriptional regulator, with amino-acid sequence MEYAIGQAAKAANMTASTLRYYEQEGLIVAKRHENGRRYFDEEDVNWLKFIHHMRSTDMPIADLARYVKLRRQKVEGSQHELLLIMKKHERHLLEKMAHYQSNLDLVRYKISMYEHELKDEDTDLFELFKERRCKGDK; translated from the coding sequence ATGGAATATGCAATCGGACAGGCTGCTAAAGCTGCGAATATGACAGCCTCCACGCTGAGGTATTACGAGCAGGAAGGTCTTATTGTTGCGAAACGGCATGAAAACGGCAGACGTTATTTTGACGAAGAAGATGTTAATTGGCTAAAATTCATCCACCATATGCGCAGCACTGATATGCCAATCGCTGATTTGGCGAGATATGTCAAGCTGCGGAGGCAAAAAGTTGAAGGTTCGCAACACGAGCTACTGCTCATCATGAAGAAGCATGAGCGGCATCTCTTAGAGAAAATGGCTCACTACCAGAGCAATCTTGATTTGGTCCGATACAAGATCTCGATGTACGAGCATGAACTCAAGGATGAAGATACCGATCTCTTCGAGTTATTCAAAGAGCGTAGGTGCAAAGGGGATAAGTAA
- a CDS encoding MptD family putative ECF transporter S component, translated as MTSQQTTSSRSKISTRDLVNIGVYTAIYYVITFLGGMVGIVSPIGMFVGFVLSTIIGGTVIMLFMAKTPVMGAMTVLGLIVGVLMLATGHFWGCIPICAALGFIADLIVKAGHYHSRTHNILAYGVFQLWIIGPFAPLFMNTTAYYEDMRSSMGAQYATQMSQIFTPLVVAIFVVILCFVGLFGAWIGTKLIDRHFAKARLVS; from the coding sequence ATGACTTCACAGCAAACTACTAGTTCGCGCTCAAAAATCAGCACACGGGACCTCGTCAACATCGGCGTATACACAGCAATCTATTACGTCATCACCTTCCTAGGAGGCATGGTTGGCATCGTCAGCCCAATTGGCATGTTCGTTGGATTCGTATTGAGCACTATAATCGGCGGAACTGTAATCATGCTGTTTATGGCTAAAACCCCAGTTATGGGAGCAATGACCGTACTGGGTTTGATAGTCGGTGTACTAATGCTGGCTACAGGTCATTTCTGGGGTTGCATACCCATTTGTGCTGCTCTCGGATTCATAGCGGATCTCATTGTCAAAGCAGGTCATTATCACTCAAGAACACATAATATCCTTGCCTATGGCGTATTCCAGTTATGGATTATCGGACCATTTGCCCCACTATTCATGAACACCACCGCATATTACGAAGATATGCGCAGCAGCATGGGCGCACAATATGCCACACAGATGTCTCAGATATTCACACCACTAGTAGTGGCTATATTCGTGGTAATTCTGTGCTTCGTAGGATTGTTCGGAGCTTGGATAGGAACAAAACTCATCGACCGCCACTTTGCTAAAGCTCGCTTAGTCTCTTGA
- a CDS encoding aldo/keto reductase, which yields MASMLQEHFTLLNGVEIPKIGFGTWLIEDNNKAAEAVQEAIKTGYRHIDTAEAYGNEVGVGEGVRSSGVDRKKIFVTTKLRAEYKDYEGAQRAIEESLEKLDLGYIDLMIIHSPKPWAKFGEEEHFFEGNLEAWKALEEAHAAGKIRAIGVSNFEQVDLQNIIDNSETVPAVDQVLAHIGNTPFELIDYARQRNILVEAYSPFGHGDMLRNADIQEIAERNKVSITQLAVRYLLQLDLLPLPKASSAEHMKQNADVDFVINDEDMSQLRAITKQQYSAANKKFPVYQA from the coding sequence ATGGCAAGCATGTTGCAGGAACACTTTACTTTGTTGAACGGTGTTGAAATCCCGAAGATTGGTTTCGGTACCTGGCTTATCGAAGACAATAACAAGGCAGCGGAAGCTGTACAAGAGGCTATAAAAACTGGTTATCGTCACATCGACACTGCTGAGGCGTATGGCAATGAAGTGGGAGTAGGGGAAGGAGTGCGTTCGTCAGGGGTTGACCGTAAGAAAATCTTTGTAACTACTAAGCTGCGTGCTGAGTACAAGGATTATGAAGGCGCACAGCGAGCCATTGAGGAGTCTCTAGAAAAACTTGATCTCGGGTATATCGATTTGATGATTATTCATTCACCGAAACCATGGGCCAAATTTGGAGAGGAAGAGCACTTCTTCGAAGGTAACCTTGAGGCTTGGAAGGCATTGGAAGAGGCCCACGCGGCCGGAAAGATTCGTGCGATAGGAGTCTCCAATTTCGAGCAAGTCGACTTGCAGAACATCATCGACAACTCGGAAACGGTTCCTGCAGTCGACCAGGTGCTGGCTCATATCGGGAACACCCCGTTCGAACTGATCGATTACGCGCGTCAACGCAATATACTAGTTGAGGCTTATTCACCGTTCGGACACGGGGACATGCTCCGCAATGCTGATATTCAAGAGATAGCGGAACGTAACAAAGTCTCTATAACTCAACTTGCTGTGAGATACTTGTTGCAGCTCGACCTTCTACCATTGCCCAAAGCTTCAAGTGCTGAACACATGAAGCAGAATGCGGATGTCGATTTTGTTATTAATGACGAAGACATGAGTCAGCTTCGCGCTATAACTAAGCAGCAGTATTCAGCAGCAAATAAAAAATTCCCTGTCTATCAGGCATAA
- a CDS encoding energy-coupling factor transporter transmembrane component T: MPQKNVLTFDPRTKIVLLVLINILVLGSGPFIITLAAAGIVAALYLSAAKWTGALKFVIFVSICAAAFLILPAVIGGPVSAVVAVTGYWLARFGVSCGYAAYFISTTGPAQISAALIALKFPRVIVVPLVVVIRFIPTVAEELHAISDAMVLRGIYPGPIGALAHPIRTAEFVLVPLLAASSRIADDLSASSMLRGLGSHRNPTSIEKLTFNFTDVVLILCALALTIFSIFGKGLAL; encoded by the coding sequence ATGCCTCAGAAGAACGTGCTGACTTTCGATCCGCGCACCAAAATCGTGTTATTGGTACTAATCAATATCTTGGTACTCGGTAGCGGACCATTTATCATCACTCTTGCTGCTGCTGGAATAGTCGCGGCGCTCTATCTCAGCGCAGCAAAGTGGACAGGCGCACTCAAATTCGTGATATTTGTGAGTATTTGTGCAGCAGCATTTTTGATCCTACCTGCTGTAATAGGTGGTCCCGTCAGTGCCGTAGTTGCAGTTACAGGCTATTGGCTTGCCCGATTCGGAGTTTCCTGTGGGTATGCAGCATATTTCATCTCAACAACTGGACCGGCTCAGATTTCTGCAGCACTTATCGCTTTGAAGTTTCCGAGAGTCATAGTTGTACCGCTGGTTGTGGTCATTCGCTTTATTCCTACGGTTGCAGAGGAACTTCATGCCATTAGTGACGCGATGGTATTGCGCGGAATATATCCAGGTCCAATTGGAGCTCTAGCACATCCGATACGCACTGCTGAATTTGTGCTGGTACCTCTGCTTGCAGCATCCTCACGGATTGCAGATGACTTAAGCGCATCGTCAATGCTTCGAGGTTTGGGTAGTCATCGCAACCCAACCTCAATTGAAAAGCTGACGTTTAATTTCACAGATGTGGTACTCATACTCTGTGCTCTCGCTTTAACCATATTTAGCATTTTTGGGAAGGGCCTTGCCCTATGA